A genome region from Lucilia cuprina isolate Lc7/37 chromosome 3, ASM2204524v1, whole genome shotgun sequence includes the following:
- the LOC124419007 gene encoding translation initiation factor IF-2-like — protein MKKRKINSILRTTPEGKYEKAPGPSYGVTRDYSNYPKADYTTETNESPIADCPPSDANGDNAVDFLKKVGAGLLLVIVSADDSTTADPTDESSNTEAPPQDPPKKGPPSKPINKPAKKPASPPKKPANSNNKPSNGNNSIKNIQKENQNRQKQIKKAQLEIKKIKQQIKKAEQANKKRQKEINKRKQDDKKKSKQIKKRKNIMKKRRQTILKEKKELKRLQFQNKKKRRANRRG, from the exons ATGAAAAAGAGGAAAATTAACTCCAtt CTGAGGACAACACCGGaaggaaaatatgaaaaagccCCAGGACCTAGTTATGGTGTAACACGGGATTATAGCAATTATCCCAAAGCAGATTATACCACTGAAACAAATGAAAGCCCAATTGCCGATTGCCCTCCTAGTGACGCAAATGGTGATAACGCTgtagatttcttaaaaaaggtCGGTGCcg gCCTCCTATTGGTCATAGTTTCGGCTGATGATTCCACAACAGCAGATCCTACTGATGAAAGTTCTAACACGGAAGCTCCTCCACAAGATCCCCCAAAGAAAGGACCACCCTCTAAGCCTATAAATAAACCAGCCAAGAAGCCTGCAAGCCCTCCTAAAAAACCTGCAAATTCCAATAATAAGCCCTCTAATGGTAACAACAGCAtcaagaatattcaaaaagaaaatcagAATAGACAAAAGCAAATTAAGAAAGCGCAATTGGAAATCAAAAAGATCAAGCAACAGATTAAAAAAGCCGAACAAGCTAATAAAAAGAGACAAAAAGAAATCAATAAGAGGAAACAAGACGATAAAAAGAAGTCAAAACAAATcaagaagagaaaaaatatcATGAAGAAAAGAAGACAAACTATATTGAAAGAGAAAAAGGAACTTAAAAGGTTACAGTTTCAAAATAAGAAGAAACGTCGTGCCAATAGACGcggataa
- the LOC111683201 gene encoding protein twisted gastrulation produces the protein MCTLVSVKYLLYSFVLLCIIVITPSIRGEGCNEFVCGSVVSKCLLTQSCQCKLSDCYCCKDCLNCLGELYTECCSCLDMCPKHNDTLSAMAPKSQIGDFEGVPELFDTLTAEEDEDQWSTIRFPMRNSLQRHYNMATGSFGFGDDIDEHAFAHKQQLTDTVNCTVIYLNTCTTGKKCSQYCESMGSNSYRWFHDGCCECVGANCYNYGINESRCTSCPDDDEEEDDADLNGETMDDDADYGENDEDMSWDYGEDEMNYN, from the exons ATGTGTACATTAGTTTCTGTAAAGTATTTGCTGTATTCGTTCGTTCTGTTGTGTATCATAGTTATAACTCCCAGTATTAGAGGCGAAGGTTGCAACGAATTCGTATGTGGTTCAGTAGTCTCCAAGTGTCTCTTGACACAAAGTTGTCAATGTAAACTTTCTGATTGCTATTGTTGCAAGGATTGTCTTAATTGTTTGGGGGAATTGTATACAGAGTGCTGCAGTTGTTTGGATATGTGTCCAAAACACAATGACACTTTAAGTGCCATGGCGCCAAAATCACAAATTGGTGATTTCGAGGGAGTACCAGAACTCTTCGATACCCTTACGGCTGAAGAGGATGAAGATCAATGGTCGACCATACGATTTCCCATGCGCAATAGTTTGCAGCGTCACTACAATATGGCCACAGGATCATTTGGTTTTGGCGATGACATTGATGAGCATGCCTTTGCCCACAAACAACAATTAACCGATACTGTCAATTGTACGGTCATCTATTTGAATACTTGTACCACTGGCAAAAAATGTTCACAGTATTGTGAGAGCAtg GGTTCAAATAGTTATCGTTGGTTTCATGATGGCTGTTGTGAATGTGTTGGTGCCAACTGCTACAATTATGGCATCAATGAAAGTCGTTGCACTTCATGTCCTGATGATGATGAGGAGGAGGACGATGCAGATTTAAATGGTGAGACCATGGACGATGATGCTGATTATGGAGAGAATGATGAAGATATGTCTTGGGATTATGGCGAAGATGAAatgaattataattaa
- the LOC111683205 gene encoding uncharacterized protein LOC111683205 has protein sequence MILAARKHLFATNIIFFFIIYVVQKFIQVFCIIEEKACNNDNCSANNICNDRCKPNTVSVPLTAAPSIISPPQSPKPQVKGLRLIPLAMRKTMRNFGYGEGHYQMFVEEKQRKQHTSKARLNAAVAEVKLNPN, from the coding sequence ATGATTTTGGCAGCACGTAAGCATCTCTTTGCTACCAAcatcattttctttttcatcaTCTATGTCGTACAGAAGTTTATACAAGTTTTCTGTATAATTGAAGAGAAGGCCTGCAATAATGACAATTGCTCTGCCAACAACATTTGTAACGATCGCTGTAAACCGAACACTGTCTCAGTTCCTTTGACAGCAGCGCCCTCTATAATTTCGCCACCTCAGTCGCCTAAACCCCAAGTGAAAGGTCTTCGTCTGATACCATTGGCCATGCGCAAAACTATGCGCAATTTCGGTTACGGTGAGGGTCACTATCAAATGTTCGTCGAAGAGAAACAACGTAAACAACACACCTCGAAAGCCCGCTTAAATGCGGCCGTTGCTGAAGTTAAACTCAATCCTAATTAG